GCGACCAGCCCCGGCGTGCCGGTGCATGTGCTGGCCCACGACTGGGGCTCGGTGGCGGTCTGGGAGTACCTGAGCCGGCCGGAATCCTCCGCCGCGGTGGCCTCCTTCACCTCGGTGTCCGGTCCGAGCACCGACCATTACGGCGCCTTCATCCGGTCCGGTCTGACGCGTCCGTACCGCCCGGTGCAGTTCGCGCGGGCGGTGGGCCTGGCGGCGCGGATGTCCTACTGGCTGCCGTTCTCGGTCCCGGTGTTGGCGCCCGCCGCGATGCGCGCCGGGTTGGCCCGCCGGCTACAGGCCAAGGATTCGCCGGGGGCGCCCAAGTACCGGGGTGAGAGCTTCGACGACGACGCGGCCAACTCGATGAAGATCTACCGCGCCATCGCCTTCCGCAAGCCGACGATGCGCCGCGACCACTACGTGTCGGTGCCCGTGCAACTCATCTGCAACGACAAGGACCCGGTGGTACGGCCGTACGGTTTCGCCGACCAGGCCAAGTGGTCGCCGCGGCTGTGGCGCCGCGACCTGCCCGCCGGGCACTGGGCCCCGTTCTCGCACGCGGCCGCCATCGCGACCGCGGTGAACGAACTCGTCGACCACCTCGAGGGTGCGCCCCCGGCGCGGGCGCTGCGGCGCGCGGAGGTCGGCCGCAGCCGCGGGCCGTTCGGGGACACGCTGGTGTCGGTGACCGGCGCGGGCAGCGGGATCGGGCGGGCCACCGCGCTGGCCTTCGCGGCGGCCGGGGCCGAGGTGGTGGTCAGCGACATCGACGAGGCCAACGCCAAGCAGACCGCCGCGCAGATCGTCGAGCGCGGCGGGCAGGCGTACGCGTACGCCCTCGACGTGGCCGACGCCGAGGCGGTGCAACGCTTCGCCGACCAGGTCTGTGCGGAGCACGGGGTGCCCGACGTCGTGGTGAACAACGCCGGCGTGGGCCAGGCCGGGGCCTTCCTGGACACCCCGCCCGAACAGTTCGACCGGGTCCTGGCCGTCAATCTCGGCGGCGTGGTCAACGGCTGCCGGGCCTTCGCGGCCCAGATGGTCGAGCGCGGCACCGGCGGGCACATCGTCAACGTCGCCT
This DNA window, taken from Mycolicibacterium sp. MU0050, encodes the following:
- a CDS encoding SDR family oxidoreductase — encoded protein: MSTTHHVDAGDGIRIAVYEEGNPDGPPLVMAHGWPDSHRLWDGVVADLADRFRIIRYDNRGTGGSTVPKPVREYTMARLADDFSAVITATSPGVPVHVLAHDWGSVAVWEYLSRPESSAAVASFTSVSGPSTDHYGAFIRSGLTRPYRPVQFARAVGLAARMSYWLPFSVPVLAPAAMRAGLARRLQAKDSPGAPKYRGESFDDDAANSMKIYRAIAFRKPTMRRDHYVSVPVQLICNDKDPVVRPYGFADQAKWSPRLWRRDLPAGHWAPFSHAAAIATAVNELVDHLEGAPPARALRRAEVGRSRGPFGDTLVSVTGAGSGIGRATALAFAAAGAEVVVSDIDEANAKQTAAQIVERGGQAYAYALDVADAEAVQRFADQVCAEHGVPDVVVNNAGVGQAGAFLDTPPEQFDRVLAVNLGGVVNGCRAFAAQMVERGTGGHIVNVASVAAYAPLGSMNAYCTSKAAVHMFSDCLRGELASAGIGLTTIYPGMIDTNIVATTHFDADVDLADAARARAQKAFTRRRYSPEKVAKAILAAVQDGTAVRPVTPEAHIVHGLSRLVPGVLRRAARADAL